Proteins found in one Bremerella volcania genomic segment:
- a CDS encoding chemotaxis protein, with the protein MNAQNSKLGINTGILLEAGTNEAEILVFEVGGQTFGVNVAKVKEVLGITKVTSLPEGHPSIEGVVRIRQDVVTLIHLGHFLYGDVAEVASKESDCLLLLEFNQRPLAFRVNRVHRIYRVSWNATRPLPVTPGMTGPITSVVLIDGKLVQILDFESIGAEVAGVCDEQSQNSGITRIDAPNIPVVFAEDSRMISEMIRDHLLDAGFTNFHGFVDGQAAWEYLETLAEGETVETIREKVGILITDIEMPRMDGFSLAKHVRMHPVLGSLPIVIFSSLVSRDNEKKGAQVGVDTQVPKPKYGELLEKTRQLVGLSELVEA; encoded by the coding sequence ATGAATGCGCAAAATTCAAAGCTGGGTATTAACACCGGGATTCTTTTGGAAGCAGGCACCAACGAGGCCGAAATCCTGGTGTTTGAAGTTGGCGGACAAACCTTTGGCGTCAACGTTGCCAAGGTCAAGGAAGTGCTGGGAATCACCAAGGTGACCAGTCTGCCGGAAGGACACCCTTCGATCGAAGGGGTCGTCCGCATTCGCCAAGATGTCGTCACGCTGATTCATCTGGGGCACTTTTTGTATGGAGACGTGGCGGAAGTTGCCTCGAAAGAGAGCGACTGCCTGCTACTGTTGGAATTCAACCAACGTCCACTCGCGTTCCGAGTAAATCGCGTTCACCGAATTTATCGCGTCAGTTGGAATGCCACACGCCCACTTCCGGTGACACCTGGGATGACCGGTCCGATTACCAGCGTGGTGCTGATCGACGGAAAGCTGGTTCAGATTCTCGATTTCGAGTCGATCGGGGCCGAGGTGGCAGGCGTTTGCGATGAGCAGAGCCAAAATTCCGGCATAACGCGAATTGATGCGCCCAATATCCCGGTCGTGTTTGCCGAAGACTCTCGAATGATCTCGGAGATGATCCGTGACCATCTGCTAGACGCCGGCTTCACTAATTTCCATGGCTTTGTCGACGGACAGGCCGCTTGGGAATACCTGGAGACGCTCGCCGAAGGGGAAACGGTCGAAACGATTCGCGAGAAGGTCGGGATCCTGATCACCGATATCGAAATGCCGCGCATGGACGGCTTCAGCCTGGCGAAACATGTCCGGATGCATCCGGTGCTGGGCTCGCTGCCGATCGTGATCTTCTCGTCGCTGGTCTCGCGCGACAACGAGAAGAAGGGGGCCCAGGTTGGCGTCGACACGCAGGTTCCCAAGCCTAAGTACGGCGAACTGCTGGAAAAGACGCGCCAACTGGTGGGGCTCTCGGAGCTTGTCGAAGCTTAG
- a CDS encoding DUF1559 domain-containing protein translates to MFACRRKVRNDNGFTLVELLVVIAIIGVLIALLLPAVQQAREAARRMQCTNNLKQIMLATHNFESTYGDIVPGTQRGNGKGTPDLSSHWGWGAFLLPFIEQSAMYDQLQLNNLDDPANHLRSAIGNSTKLAIIQTPLDGYRCPSSTMPDLNEGCEEDGTNIRSLLQTTSGSDDIPAASSSYVGNSGHRNFPRWDREYGTGPLVPVGEYSYTDRQRLRFADIIDGLSNTIFYGERAWALRANDGSQVIAGAGVWAGPRMIWELGADADVNQVHANSLASARARINEAPGGAYDYSRRSFSSQHPGGANFALGDGSVRFLPETIEHKAKQWPALQGESVFDYLLHRADGQPVNLP, encoded by the coding sequence ATGTTTGCTTGTCGACGTAAAGTACGTAATGACAATGGTTTTACTCTTGTTGAACTGTTAGTTGTCATTGCCATCATTGGTGTCTTGATCGCCTTGTTGCTGCCAGCCGTCCAGCAGGCCCGTGAAGCTGCACGCCGGATGCAATGCACCAACAATCTAAAGCAGATCATGCTTGCCACTCATAATTTTGAGAGCACCTACGGCGATATCGTCCCTGGCACGCAGCGGGGTAACGGCAAAGGTACCCCGGATCTCTCATCCCATTGGGGCTGGGGAGCATTTCTTCTGCCGTTTATCGAACAGTCGGCCATGTACGACCAACTGCAACTTAACAATCTGGATGATCCCGCGAACCACTTACGAAGTGCGATCGGCAATTCGACCAAACTGGCGATCATTCAAACTCCGCTGGATGGTTATCGCTGTCCTAGCTCGACGATGCCAGATTTGAACGAAGGTTGCGAAGAAGACGGAACCAACATTCGCAGCCTGTTGCAAACCACCAGCGGTTCAGATGATATTCCGGCAGCCTCGAGTTCGTATGTCGGTAATTCTGGACACCGCAATTTTCCTCGCTGGGATAGGGAGTACGGAACGGGTCCCTTGGTGCCGGTCGGCGAGTATAGCTACACCGATAGGCAGCGTCTGAGATTTGCCGACATTATCGATGGGCTTTCGAACACTATTTTCTATGGCGAACGAGCCTGGGCATTACGAGCCAATGACGGGTCACAAGTGATCGCCGGAGCTGGAGTTTGGGCGGGGCCTCGCATGATCTGGGAACTGGGTGCGGACGCCGATGTGAATCAGGTTCACGCGAACTCCTTGGCAAGTGCCCGGGCACGTATCAATGAAGCCCCCGGAGGGGCGTACGACTATTCGCGTCGTTCCTTCAGCAGCCAACATCCCGGTGGTGCGAATTTCGCTCTTGGAGACGGCTCGGTTCGTTTTCTTCCGGAAACCATCGAGCACAAAGCGAAACAGTGGCCAGCCCTTCAAGGTGAGAGCGTCTTCGACTACCTGCTACATCGTGCCGATGGACAGCCAGTCAACCTTCCGTAA
- a CDS encoding ABC transporter ATP-binding protein, whose product MSQVSDASPVLEVRDLKVHFPVRRGMWFASQTEYVRAVDGISFDVKPGETFGLVGESGCGKSTTARAIMNLVKPTAGSVYLGGKRIDNLSPASMRQHRSDLQMIFQDPYASLNPRMTVGTIIGEPLSIFGLKSGLDRKLEVMRLMDVVGLNPRFINRYPHEFSGGQRQRIGIARALAARPKVIVCDEPISALDVSIQAQVINLLMDLQQKLGVAYVFIAHDLSVVRHISHRIGVMYLGRIVELSQSQELFRRPMHPYTQALLSAIPVPDPDIERKRQRIVLEGEVPSPDTYYPGCPFADRCPIVQPETCTASPPPLEGTPHPAACFFAGDESPEDAAKS is encoded by the coding sequence ATGTCACAAGTATCCGACGCCTCTCCCGTTCTCGAAGTCCGCGACCTGAAAGTTCACTTTCCGGTTCGTCGCGGTATGTGGTTCGCGTCCCAAACCGAATACGTACGGGCCGTAGATGGCATATCGTTCGATGTGAAGCCAGGCGAAACCTTTGGCCTGGTGGGGGAAAGTGGTTGCGGTAAATCGACCACGGCCCGGGCAATCATGAACCTGGTAAAGCCGACCGCTGGCAGCGTCTACTTAGGGGGCAAACGCATTGACAATCTCTCGCCTGCATCGATGCGGCAACATCGCAGCGACCTGCAGATGATCTTTCAAGATCCATACGCGTCGCTCAATCCTCGTATGACGGTCGGTACCATCATTGGCGAGCCCCTGTCGATTTTTGGGCTGAAGTCAGGCCTCGATCGAAAGCTGGAAGTGATGCGACTGATGGACGTCGTTGGGCTCAATCCGCGGTTTATAAATCGTTATCCGCACGAGTTCTCGGGCGGTCAGCGGCAACGCATCGGCATTGCCAGGGCACTCGCCGCACGCCCCAAGGTGATCGTCTGCGACGAACCGATTTCCGCGCTCGACGTTTCGATTCAAGCCCAGGTGATCAATCTGCTGATGGACTTGCAGCAGAAACTTGGCGTGGCCTATGTCTTCATCGCCCACGACTTGAGCGTCGTCCGGCATATCTCACATCGGATTGGGGTGATGTACCTGGGTCGAATCGTCGAACTTTCTCAGTCACAAGAGTTGTTCCGGCGTCCGATGCATCCCTACACCCAGGCTCTGTTGTCCGCGATTCCGGTGCCCGATCCCGATATCGAACGCAAACGGCAGCGGATCGTACTGGAAGGGGAAGTTCCTTCGCCTGATACATACTACCCCGGCTGTCCCTTCGCCGATCGCTGTCCGATCGTGCAGCCTGAGACATGCACGGCCAGTCCGCCTCCGCTGGAAGGAACTCCGCATCCGGCGGCCTGTTTCTTCGCTGGCGACGAATCACCCGAAGACGCCGCGAAGAGCTAA
- the rdgB gene encoding RdgB/HAM1 family non-canonical purine NTP pyrophosphatase, protein MRWFLVTMSSTYSRNGDPSEKRAMSDNRQMVLGTYNQKKRGELQRLLLPLNIELKTLEEFPEVVEDGSSFAENAAKKATQQAVALGQWVLAEDSGLCVDALKGAPGIYSARFSGDDATDEKNNDLLLEKLEGLPPEKRGAHYVCHIVLSNPQGEVVLEAEDKCHGRIVTERRGTNGFGYDPLFELREYHRTFGEMGPAIKGLISHRAKASRAFVHELGMMLAKNPALLAIGSVKK, encoded by the coding sequence ATGCGCTGGTTTCTCGTTACGATGTCTTCAACCTATTCGAGAAACGGCGATCCCAGTGAGAAACGAGCGATGTCCGACAACCGGCAAATGGTGCTTGGCACTTATAACCAAAAGAAACGGGGCGAGTTGCAACGTCTTTTGTTGCCGCTGAATATCGAGCTGAAAACGCTGGAAGAGTTTCCCGAGGTGGTCGAGGATGGAAGCTCGTTTGCCGAGAACGCTGCCAAGAAGGCGACCCAGCAAGCGGTTGCCCTCGGGCAGTGGGTTCTGGCCGAGGACAGCGGGCTGTGCGTCGATGCCCTGAAAGGCGCCCCGGGGATTTATTCTGCCCGGTTCTCTGGCGACGACGCGACCGACGAGAAGAACAATGACTTGCTCCTGGAAAAGCTGGAAGGCCTGCCGCCGGAAAAGCGGGGCGCCCACTACGTGTGCCACATCGTTCTTTCCAATCCCCAGGGAGAGGTCGTTCTAGAAGCGGAAGACAAGTGTCATGGCCGAATCGTTACCGAGCGCCGCGGTACCAATGGCTTCGGCTACGATCCCCTCTTCGAGCTGCGCGAATACCATCGCACGTTTGGCGAGATGGGGCCGGCGATCAAGGGGTTGATCAGCCACCGAGCCAAGGCCTCCCGGGCATTCGTTCATGAGTTGGGGATGATGCTGGCGAAGAATCCAGCCCTTTTAGCCATCGGATCGGTCAAGAAGTAA
- a CDS encoding ABC transporter permease, with the protein MIYFLAKRLMWLVITLWVVFTISFFLMWTVSPEGALLSERQLPEAIKRNLEEYYDLDKPLGTRYVKTMGNYLVLNPGPSMKLIDKSVFEIIAEGLPISISLGLLGLSFAMLIGFSTGIISALRRQSVIDVTFRMIATLGIAIPNFVLAGFAIIIFVFGLNLFPAAGWGRPINLVLPSLCLAAPFAAYISRLTRTGMLEVLGQDYIRTAYAKGLMPATVVLKHAFRGAILPVVSFLGPATAGILTGSLVLERIFFIPGLGSHFIEAVQQKDHPVSLAVVMIYTFLLFSMNTLVDLSYGLIDPRVKLDK; encoded by the coding sequence GTGATTTACTTTTTGGCCAAGCGGCTAATGTGGCTGGTGATCACGTTGTGGGTCGTCTTCACGATTAGCTTCTTTCTGATGTGGACCGTCTCGCCGGAAGGCGCGCTGCTAAGCGAGCGGCAACTTCCCGAGGCGATCAAACGCAACCTGGAAGAGTACTACGATCTGGATAAGCCGCTCGGCACGCGGTACGTCAAGACGATGGGCAACTATCTTGTCCTCAACCCAGGCCCCAGCATGAAGCTGATCGACAAATCGGTCTTCGAGATCATCGCCGAAGGTCTACCGATTTCGATTTCGCTCGGCCTGCTCGGGCTCAGCTTTGCGATGCTGATCGGCTTCTCCACGGGAATCATTTCCGCCCTGCGAAGACAATCGGTGATCGACGTGACCTTTCGCATGATCGCCACGCTCGGGATCGCGATTCCCAACTTCGTGTTGGCCGGTTTTGCGATCATTATTTTCGTGTTCGGCTTGAACCTGTTTCCCGCAGCCGGTTGGGGACGCCCGATCAACCTGGTGCTGCCGTCGCTGTGCCTGGCGGCTCCCTTCGCGGCGTACATCTCGCGCCTGACGCGGACCGGCATGCTGGAAGTGCTCGGACAGGACTACATTCGCACGGCCTACGCCAAGGGGCTGATGCCGGCGACGGTAGTGCTGAAGCATGCGTTTCGTGGAGCCATTCTGCCGGTGGTCTCGTTCCTGGGGCCGGCCACGGCAGGCATCCTGACCGGGTCGCTGGTGCTCGAGCGCATCTTCTTTATTCCTGGACTGGGGAGCCACTTTATCGAAGCGGTGCAGCAGAAAGATCATCCGGTCAGCCTGGCGGTGGTGATGATCTATACGTTTCTGTTGTTCTCGATGAATACGTTGGTCGACCTTTCGTACGGTTTGATCGATCCTCGCGTCAAGCTTGACAAGTAA
- a CDS encoding ATP-dependent Clp protease adaptor ClpS, giving the protein MGDSNTSVAEPWEATTVSTKTKPKKKQKPKRQPRYHVMLWNDDDHTYEYVILMMHELFGHPVEKGFEIAKTVDSDGKAICLTTTKEHAELKRDQIHAYGKDDLIARCRGSMSSTIEPEC; this is encoded by the coding sequence GTGGGCGACTCCAATACGTCAGTAGCAGAACCTTGGGAAGCGACGACGGTTTCCACCAAAACCAAACCCAAGAAAAAGCAAAAACCAAAGCGTCAGCCTCGTTACCACGTCATGCTCTGGAACGATGACGATCACACGTACGAATACGTCATTTTGATGATGCACGAGTTGTTCGGGCACCCGGTCGAGAAGGGCTTCGAGATCGCCAAGACGGTCGATTCCGACGGGAAAGCCATTTGCCTGACCACTACCAAAGAGCACGCGGAACTGAAACGCGACCAGATTCACGCCTATGGCAAAGACGATCTGATCGCCCGTTGCCGCGGTTCGATGTCTTCCACGATCGAGCCAGAGTGTTAA
- a CDS encoding ABC transporter permease, translating into MYNEARNIRGISLWQDAWRRLRRDWVSMTALSFLVLLALAAIFTPLFPLQSPREQDLANRLALPPEFHSTTQKANEDGEKETVPVSLHLKDLKGEEFDRRVGELWTDPTGFDMLLLHTRLVIFGDYCLPSLCGTDLLGRDLLSRLFYGARVSLIVGLVATLVSLIIGVSYGAIAGYSGGIVDDFMMRVVDIMYSVPFIFLVLFLITILSEDDVKQWLESYGISRIVILYIVIGAVYWLTMARVVRGQIISLKNEQFVDAARTVGASGLRIVFLHLVPNVMSIVIVYLTLTIPAVMLFEAFLSFLGLGVEAPAVSWGVLAEEGLRVITPVKIYWWLVVFPALALASTLYSLNFLGDGLRDALDPRMKNR; encoded by the coding sequence ATGTACAACGAGGCGAGAAACATCCGCGGAATTTCGCTCTGGCAAGACGCCTGGCGTCGACTTCGCCGCGACTGGGTCTCGATGACGGCACTCAGTTTCCTCGTACTGCTGGCCCTGGCGGCAATCTTCACCCCGCTATTTCCCTTGCAATCACCTCGGGAGCAAGACCTGGCCAACCGCTTGGCGCTGCCCCCGGAGTTTCACTCGACGACGCAGAAGGCAAACGAAGATGGGGAAAAGGAAACCGTCCCGGTCAGCTTGCACCTGAAGGACCTGAAAGGGGAAGAGTTCGACCGCCGCGTGGGCGAACTGTGGACCGATCCGACCGGTTTCGACATGCTGCTACTTCACACCCGGTTGGTGATCTTCGGCGACTACTGCCTGCCGAGCCTCTGCGGCACCGACCTGTTAGGACGCGACCTGCTTTCACGTTTGTTCTACGGGGCTCGGGTTTCGCTCATCGTCGGTTTGGTCGCCACGCTCGTTTCGCTGATTATCGGCGTCAGCTATGGGGCGATCGCCGGTTACTCAGGCGGGATCGTCGACGACTTCATGATGCGGGTAGTCGACATCATGTACTCGGTGCCGTTCATCTTCCTGGTGCTGTTTTTGATTACGATCCTTAGCGAAGACGACGTGAAACAGTGGCTGGAAAGCTACGGCATCAGCCGCATCGTGATTCTTTATATCGTGATCGGGGCCGTTTACTGGCTGACGATGGCCCGCGTGGTGCGAGGTCAGATCATCAGTTTGAAGAACGAACAATTCGTCGACGCCGCACGAACCGTCGGCGCCAGCGGGCTGCGAATCGTCTTCTTGCACCTGGTGCCTAACGTGATGAGCATCGTGATCGTTTACTTGACGCTGACCATTCCGGCGGTGATGTTGTTCGAGGCGTTCCTCTCGTTCCTGGGTCTGGGCGTGGAAGCTCCGGCGGTGAGTTGGGGTGTGCTGGCCGAGGAAGGTCTGAGGGTCATTACTCCGGTGAAGATCTACTGGTGGCTGGTGGTCTTCCCAGCCTTGGCATTGGCATCGACGCTGTACTCCTTGAACTTCCTGGGTGACGGACTGCGTGACGCACTCGACCCACGAATGAAGAATCGATAA
- a CDS encoding ABC transporter ATP-binding protein, whose product MTGETTSVSSESKPSGTGKVLLEVRDLAVEFRTEDGIFKAVRGVDFDLRAGETLGIVGESGSGKSVTNLAMLGLIPQPPGKITSGSAMYNGRDLLKMSDKELAAIRGNRIAMIFQDPMTTLNPFLTIDEQLTEVTRKHLGLSYKDALDRAIEMLEKVGIPGAKRRVFNYPHEFSGGMRQRVVIAMALSCDPEILIADEPTTALDVTIQAQILELMQKLQEEHNTAIVMITHDLGVIANTATDVLVMYAGRKVEQAKVHDLFADPRHPYTLGLLNSIPRIDEEVGAQLSPVAGQPPDMSEHIPGCSFYPRCPYRVNDCQKIDPPLVQVDTGTWHACIRDVTQLDPPVSSTATNERLS is encoded by the coding sequence GTGACTGGTGAAACGACGAGCGTCTCGAGCGAGAGCAAACCTTCCGGCACCGGTAAAGTGCTGTTGGAAGTGCGTGACCTGGCCGTCGAGTTCCGCACCGAAGATGGAATCTTCAAGGCGGTTCGCGGGGTCGATTTCGATCTGCGAGCTGGCGAAACGCTGGGCATCGTGGGGGAATCGGGCTCCGGCAAGTCGGTCACCAACCTGGCCATGCTAGGGCTCATTCCCCAGCCGCCAGGCAAGATCACCAGCGGATCGGCCATGTACAACGGTCGGGACCTGCTAAAGATGAGCGATAAGGAACTCGCGGCCATTCGCGGAAACCGCATCGCGATGATCTTCCAAGATCCAATGACGACGCTCAATCCATTCCTGACCATCGACGAGCAGCTGACCGAGGTCACGCGAAAGCATCTGGGACTCTCTTACAAAGATGCATTGGATCGCGCAATCGAGATGCTCGAGAAGGTGGGCATCCCGGGTGCAAAACGTCGCGTGTTCAACTACCCGCACGAGTTCTCTGGCGGGATGCGGCAACGCGTGGTGATTGCGATGGCGCTCTCTTGTGATCCGGAAATCTTGATCGCCGACGAACCGACGACGGCCCTGGACGTAACCATTCAGGCCCAGATCCTGGAACTGATGCAAAAACTGCAAGAGGAACACAACACGGCCATCGTGATGATCACGCACGACCTGGGCGTGATCGCCAATACGGCGACCGATGTACTGGTCATGTATGCAGGCCGCAAGGTAGAGCAGGCCAAGGTCCACGATCTGTTCGCCGATCCACGGCACCCTTACACGCTCGGGCTTCTCAATTCGATTCCACGGATCGATGAAGAAGTTGGGGCTCAGCTCTCGCCCGTCGCTGGTCAGCCGCCCGACATGAGCGAGCACATCCCCGGCTGCTCGTTCTATCCGCGATGTCCCTATCGCGTCAACGACTGCCAAAAGATCGATCCGCCCCTTGTTCAAGTCGATACGGGAACATGGCACGCGTGCATTCGCGACGTCACCCAGCTCGATCCGCCCGTTTCCTCCACCGCCACCAACGAACGTCTTAGTTAA
- the mtaB gene encoding tRNA (N(6)-L-threonylcarbamoyladenosine(37)-C(2))-methylthiotransferase MtaB — translation MSDLKLKTLTLGCKVNQYETELVREGLARGGYRDAQESEAADVCVVNTCTVTNEGDSKSRQAIRRLARDNPNSRIVVMGCYATRAPNELKVLPNVSEVVTDKREIPDLLGRMGVIDIPDGISKFGDRHRAYVKVQDGCLLRCSFCIIPYVRPEMHSRPSAEIVDEVARLAGNGFREIVLTGIHLGHYGVDLNKGKPKTDWVRLAKLMEMLSRIEADFRVRLSSIEATEVTKELIEVMAKYPDKICPHLHISMQSGSDSVLRRMRRRWGSQRFVDRCKLLKDSIDKPSISTDIIVGFPGETEEEFQETCQVSETVGFSKIHIFPFSPRKGTPAAEMPDQIPGDVKSDRRAHLAAVEDKTREAYYQSLVGDTLDVLIEAEDRDDANFATGTSCRYAPVHVSRSQVEIGQRYQMRINRADWQQLHGVLV, via the coding sequence ATGAGCGATCTCAAGCTGAAGACCCTAACCCTGGGGTGCAAGGTCAACCAATACGAAACCGAACTGGTTCGCGAGGGACTTGCGCGCGGCGGCTATCGAGACGCCCAGGAGAGCGAAGCGGCAGACGTGTGCGTGGTGAATACCTGCACGGTGACCAACGAAGGGGACTCAAAAAGCCGCCAGGCAATTCGCCGCCTGGCCCGCGACAACCCCAACTCGCGGATCGTGGTGATGGGCTGCTACGCTACCCGGGCCCCGAACGAGCTGAAGGTGCTGCCCAACGTTTCGGAAGTGGTCACCGACAAACGCGAGATTCCCGATCTGCTGGGCCGGATGGGGGTGATCGACATTCCCGATGGCATCTCGAAGTTCGGCGATCGCCACCGCGCCTACGTCAAGGTACAAGACGGCTGCCTGCTGCGGTGCAGCTTCTGCATCATCCCTTACGTCCGGCCTGAGATGCATAGCCGTCCTTCCGCCGAGATCGTCGACGAAGTGGCTCGCCTGGCGGGCAACGGGTTCCGCGAGATCGTGCTGACAGGGATTCATCTGGGGCACTACGGCGTCGACCTGAACAAGGGGAAGCCTAAGACCGATTGGGTGCGCCTGGCGAAGCTGATGGAAATGCTTTCGCGGATCGAAGCCGACTTCCGCGTTCGACTTTCCAGCATTGAAGCGACGGAGGTCACCAAAGAGCTGATCGAGGTCATGGCGAAATACCCCGACAAGATCTGTCCTCACCTGCATATCTCGATGCAAAGTGGTTCCGATTCTGTCCTGCGGCGGATGCGACGTCGCTGGGGGAGCCAGCGATTTGTCGACCGCTGCAAGCTGCTGAAAGACTCGATCGACAAGCCGTCGATCTCGACCGACATCATCGTCGGTTTCCCCGGCGAGACCGAGGAAGAATTCCAAGAGACCTGCCAGGTGTCGGAAACGGTTGGCTTCTCGAAGATCCACATCTTCCCCTTCAGTCCCCGCAAGGGAACGCCGGCGGCCGAGATGCCCGATCAGATCCCCGGCGATGTGAAGTCTGACCGCAGGGCTCACCTGGCCGCGGTCGAAGACAAAACCCGCGAGGCGTATTACCAGAGCCTGGTGGGGGATACTCTGGATGTGCTGATCGAAGCGGAAGATCGCGACGATGCAAACTTCGCCACCGGCACCTCGTGCCGTTATGCTCCGGTGCATGTAAGCCGATCACAGGTGGAAATCGGCCAGCGGTACCAGATGAGAATTAACCGAGCGGATTGGCAGCAATTACACGGCGTGCTCGTTTAG
- a CDS encoding carboxypeptidase-like regulatory domain-containing protein, producing MIMLDKQNLAITLFLLFFVPLVGCGEVLDPDYKPVRGTVLLDGQPLADAQVTFVPLGEGSSGSGFTNEQGEYTLYYAARRPGAKAGENQVFITKSKPTSGKKGERAFSEADSELLPARYNRQTELTATVEDKRNIFDFQLESKKK from the coding sequence ATGATTATGCTCGACAAGCAAAATCTCGCGATCACGCTTTTCTTGTTGTTCTTCGTACCTTTGGTCGGGTGTGGAGAAGTTCTCGATCCAGATTACAAACCAGTCCGTGGAACTGTGTTGCTGGATGGTCAACCTTTGGCCGATGCCCAGGTCACATTCGTCCCCTTAGGTGAAGGAAGCTCAGGAAGCGGTTTTACCAACGAGCAGGGCGAGTACACCTTGTACTATGCCGCACGGCGTCCAGGAGCGAAAGCAGGCGAAAACCAGGTTTTCATCACCAAGAGTAAACCGACGTCGGGCAAGAAAGGAGAGCGAGCTTTCAGCGAAGCGGACTCTGAGTTGTTACCCGCACGATACAATCGCCAAACAGAACTAACAGCGACGGTCGAAGACAAACGGAATATTTTCGATTTTCAGTTGGAATCGAAAAAAAAGTAA
- a CDS encoding M20 metallopeptidase family protein, with amino-acid sequence MVRARAVSFAATCLFVTIYGTMPPADAKADPPGQDSPQIKTWVDGEIGSLVEIYQNFHAHPEVSFEEAETARRLAELLKSAGYEVTTGVGGHGLVAILTNGVGPTVMLRTDLDALPVTENTELVYASKETVKLEDGTESGVMHACGHDIHMTNVVGTARYMAAHRDQWHGTLMIIGQPAEEKGQGAKAMLDDGLFDRFPKPDYAIALHVDPNLPTGTVGYRSGYAMANVDSVDIYVQGKGGHGAHPDATVDPIVQAAQLILDLQTIVSREINPTDPAVVTVGAIHGGTKHNIIGNECHLQLTVRSYGEEVRKQLLDAIQRKAKAVAISYRAPEPRIEISEGTPSLFNDKHLTWRIVKHFNRAFGDEKVVPVDPSMGGEDFSRYGIAGVPIFMYRLGAVDAKRLARYEQLGQEPPSLHSPLFYPDAEDCLETGVNATVIALLELFENKPGEQ; translated from the coding sequence ATGGTTCGGGCTCGCGCTGTTTCGTTCGCCGCTACCTGTTTGTTTGTCACGATTTACGGCACGATGCCCCCGGCGGACGCTAAAGCCGATCCTCCCGGTCAGGATTCCCCCCAAATCAAGACGTGGGTCGACGGTGAAATCGGCTCGTTGGTCGAGATTTATCAGAACTTTCACGCTCATCCGGAAGTCTCTTTTGAAGAAGCGGAGACTGCCCGGCGCCTGGCTGAGTTGCTGAAGTCAGCCGGTTACGAGGTAACGACTGGCGTCGGTGGTCACGGGCTGGTCGCGATTCTAACCAACGGCGTGGGACCGACCGTCATGCTGCGGACCGATCTTGATGCGCTTCCGGTCACCGAAAACACCGAACTGGTGTATGCGTCGAAAGAGACCGTCAAGTTGGAAGACGGTACCGAGTCTGGGGTGATGCATGCCTGTGGCCATGACATTCATATGACCAACGTGGTGGGCACGGCCCGGTACATGGCCGCGCATCGCGATCAGTGGCACGGCACGCTGATGATCATCGGTCAGCCGGCGGAAGAAAAAGGGCAGGGTGCCAAAGCGATGCTCGATGACGGCCTGTTCGACCGTTTTCCGAAGCCGGACTACGCGATCGCTTTGCACGTCGATCCCAACTTGCCGACGGGAACCGTGGGCTATCGCAGCGGCTACGCGATGGCGAATGTCGATAGCGTCGATATCTACGTGCAAGGCAAAGGAGGACACGGCGCCCATCCCGACGCGACCGTCGATCCTATCGTTCAGGCAGCCCAGTTGATTTTGGACCTGCAAACGATCGTCAGTCGCGAAATCAACCCCACCGACCCGGCTGTTGTCACGGTGGGTGCGATCCACGGCGGTACGAAACACAACATCATCGGCAATGAATGTCACTTGCAACTCACAGTGCGGAGCTACGGCGAAGAGGTACGCAAGCAACTGCTCGATGCCATCCAGCGGAAGGCGAAAGCCGTGGCGATCAGCTATCGAGCCCCGGAGCCGCGAATCGAAATTAGCGAAGGAACGCCGAGCCTCTTCAACGACAAACACCTGACTTGGCGAATTGTGAAGCATTTCAATCGCGCGTTCGGCGATGAAAAGGTCGTACCGGTCGACCCTTCGATGGGAGGCGAAGACTTCAGCCGATACGGAATCGCTGGCGTGCCGATCTTTATGTACCGGTTGGGGGCGGTTGATGCGAAACGTCTGGCTCGCTACGAGCAGTTGGGACAAGAGCCGCCATCGTTGCACTCGCCGCTGTTCTATCCTGACGCGGAAGATTGCCTGGAGACAGGTGTCAACGCGACGGTAATCGCTCTGCTGGAACTCTTTGAGAACAAGCCAGGCGAGCAGTAA